A stretch of Megalobrama amblycephala isolate DHTTF-2021 linkage group LG14, ASM1881202v1, whole genome shotgun sequence DNA encodes these proteins:
- the LOC125246007 gene encoding NACHT, LRR and PYD domains-containing protein 12-like has product MASVDPHCDTRDELEEDEPEYKKVKMSSSAHTGVSVDLNAQTGATVNAPVLTGNTITSVIFNYNTAGNEPQNITETVEKHKEEQDNFILKHILGTHKTNMMRKAERIFEYKKENEAHLKDVYTELFITEGDMEGVNQEREILKIDDAYLNKKTQDKPIKCNDIFTLLRGKNEEKIVLTKGVAGVGKTVSVQKFILDWAQEKANQDIHCVFLLPFREINSIKDEMFNLHEFLLKFYPELKDLEKSKLYKECKLAFIFDGLDESRLDLKFNSGTLNNVEERSSVDVLFTSLVKGKLLPSALIWVTSRPAAANQIPPRYVGLFTEVQGFADQQKEEYFRKRITDETQASRIISHIKTSRSLYIMCHIPVFCWITATVLQNILKNNTENISTTLTEMYIHFLLIQMKIKNQKYDEQEERQRKKLLDSNREMILKLAKLAFEQLKKENIEFCEEDLKACGINVSGYTEFTGMIAEIYKEDGLHEEKVFCFVHLSVHEFLAAVHVFLCYLNKNMQELQFFFDGPKENITLQELLEKAVDKAMKSERGHMDLFLRFLMGISLGSSQNLLQGLILHTEDTTESIAQTTKYIKQVLEWYSTSDEASVNLFYCLLELKDHSIYEEIQRYLSSGEHPGRELSSSMCTVLTYILLMSEKVLDEFNPKRFTSSQIDYKRLVPAVRCCRKALLESCGLDESCCETISSVIKSPNSHLTELDLSSNQLNDSGVKLLSDGLKSLHCHLNLLRLCGCNLTGQSCESLSSILQSSNSVLKELDLSNNDLQDSGVKLLSDGLKSCKLEILRFSICNLTAQSCESLSSVLQSSNSVLRELDLSNNDLQDSGVKLLSDGLKSCQLEILRLSGCMVTEEGFRYVSSALSANPSHLRELDLSYNHPGDSGVKLLSDTLNHPIHRQLKLSVDHGGESRITAGLRKYSHRITLDLNTVHKRLHLSERNTAITDTFPPQSYPDHPDRFDEWPQVLCRESVSDRRCYWEIEWSGRDVSISVSYKSISRKGKGHECLLGWNDHSWSLNCFSYSYSFRHNNKQIHLPVKPISSRVGVYVDQSAGTLSFYSISGDTMSLIHTVQTTFTQPLYPGFRIDYAGSSAKLC; this is encoded by the exons ATAATTTTATTCTGAAACATATCTTGGGAACTCACAAAACCAACATGATGAGGAAAGCAGAACGTATTTTTGagtacaaaaaagaaaatgaagcacATCTTAAGGATGTTTACACAGAACTGTTCATCACAGAGGGAGATATGGAAGGTGTCAATCAGGAGCGTGAGATTCTGAAGATTGATGATGCTTACCTGAACAAAAAAACACAGGACAAACCAATCAAATGCAATGATATATTTACATTACTTAGaggaaaaaatgaagaaaagattGTGCTGACCAAGGGAGTCGCTGGCGTTGGAAAAACTGTCTCTGTGCAAAAGTTCATCCTGGACTGGGCACAAGAAAAAGCCAATCAGGATATACACTGTGTGTTCCTGCTTCCATTCCGAGAGATTAACAGCATTAAAGATGAGATGTTCAATCTCCATGAATTTCTGCTAAAATTTTATCCTGAACTGAAAGATCTGGAGAAATCAAAGTTATATAAGGAATGTAAACTTGCATTTATATTTGATGGACTTGATGAGTCTCGCCTGGATTTGAAGTTTAACAGTGGAACATTGAACAATGTTGAGGAAAGATCATCTGTAGATGTGCTGTTCACAAGTCTGGTCAAAGGGAAGCTGCTTCCATCAGCTCTCATCTGGGTGACCTCACGAccagcagcagccaatcagatccctCCTCGGTATGTGGGTTTGTTCACAGAGGTGCAAGGATTTGCTGACCAACAGAAGGAGGAGTACTTCAGAAAGAGAATCACGGATGAGACTCAGGCCTCCAGAATCATCTCACACATTAAGACATCTCGTAGTCTCTACATTATGTGCCACATTCCTGTGTTCTGCTGGATCACAGCCACAGTACTTCAGAATATTCTTAAGAACAACACTGAGAACATCAGCACAACACTCACTGAAATGTACATTCACTTCCTGCTgatacaaatgaaaataaagaacCAAAAGTATGATGAACAAGAAGAAAGACAACGTAAAAAGCTCTTAGACTCAAACAGAGAAATGATTTTGAAGTTAGCCAAGCTAGCATTTGAACAGCTGAAGAAGGAAAACATTGAGTTCTGTGAGGAAGATCTGAAAGCATGTGGTATTAATGTGAGTGGATACACCGAGTTCACAGGAATGATCGCTGAGATCTACAAGGAAGATGGACTTCATGAAGAAAAGGTCTTCTGCTTTGTGCATCTGAGTGTTCACGAGTTCCTCGCTGCAGTGCATGTGTTCCTCTGTTACCTGAACAAGAACATGCAGGAgcttcagtttttctttgatGGACCTAAAGAAAATATCACACTGCAGGAGCTACTAGAGAAGGCTGTTGATAAAGCCATGAAGAGTGAGAGAGGACATATGGACCTGTTTCTGCGGTTTCTAATGGGAATTTCACTGGGATCCAGTCAAAACCTGCTCCAAGGCCTGATCTTACACACTGAAGACACCACAGAGAGCATCGCACAAACAACTAAATACATTAAACAAGTACTAGAATGGTACTCTACCTCAGACGAAGCTTCAGTCAACCTATTCTACTGCTTACTTGAGCTGAAGGATCATTCAATATATGAGGAAATCCAAAGATACCTCAGTTCAGGTGAACATCCAGGAAGAGAACTCTCTTCTTCAATGTGCACAGTGCTGACCTACATACTGCTGATGTCAGAGAAGGTGCTGGATGAGTTCAACCCAAAGAGGTTCACGTCATCACAGATAGACTACAAGAGACTCGTTCCAGCTGTGAGATGCTGCAGAAAAGCCCT ACTTGAAAGCTGTGGTCTTGATGAATCATGCTGTGAAACTATATCTTCAGTTATAAAATCACCAAACTCCCATCTGACAGAGCTGGACCTGAGCAGCAATCAGCTGAatgattcaggagtgaagctgctttctgatggactgaagagttTACACTGTCATCTGAACCTACTGAG GCTATGTGGGTGTAATCTCACTGGTCAGTCCTGTGAAAGTTTGTCTTCAATTCTACAATCATCAAACTCTGTCCTAaaagagctggacctgagtaacaatgacctgcaAGATTCTGGAGTGAAGCttctttctgatggactgaagagctGTAAGCTGGAGATACTGAG GTTTTCCATATGTAATCTCACTGCTCAGTCTTGTGAGAGTTTGTCATCAGTTTTACAATCCTCAAACtctgtcctgagagagctggacctgagtaacaatgacctgcaggattctggagtgaagcttctttctgatggactgaagagctGTCAGTTGGAGATTCTAAG GttgtctggctgtatggtgacGGAGGAAGGCTTTCGTTATGTGTCTTCAGCTTTGAGtgcaaacccctcacacctgagagaactggatctgagctacaatcacccaggaGACTCAGGAGTGAAGCTTCTCTCGGATACACTTAACCATCCAATCCACAGACAGCTCAAACTCAG TGTGGATCATGGAGGAGAGTCCAGGATTACAGCAGGACTGCGCAAAT ATTCCCATCGGatcactctggatctgaacacagtgcaTAAACGCCTCcatctgtctgagaggaacacaGCGATTACTGATACTTTCCCACCGCAGtcatatcctgatcatccagacagatttgatgagtggcctcaggtgttgtgtagagagagtgtgagtgatcgacgctgttactgggagattgagtggagtggacGTGATgtgtctatatcagtgtcatataagagcatcagcaggaagggaaaGGGTCATGAGTGTTTGTTAGGATGGAATGATCATTCCTGGAGTTTAAACTGCTTTTCCTACAGTTACTCATTCAGACACAATAACAAACAGATTCATCTCCCTGTAAAACCCATCAGCAGTagagtaggagtgtatgtggatcagagtgcaggaactctgtccttctacagcatctctggagacacaatgagcctcatccacacagtccagaccacattcactcaaccgctctatcctgggtttaggATTGATTACGCTGGATCATCAGcgaaactgtgttga